A genome region from Cutaneotrichosporon cavernicola HIS019 DNA, chromosome: 5 includes the following:
- a CDS encoding uncharacterized protein (Putative TPR-like repeat) produces the protein MPPKKQAKVQQPTKGVIQIVDGKRKFTPRPPRPASERLPRLYRALTDQVNDGFFDNAKKTCKQILALDAASASAFQTLLFLHLHTDNYAAALDLVENPPSPAQLQFERAYCLYRLHRERDALQQIQEIKTRGRREEHLEAQVRYRLGEFDTAQTLYDDLLSGAPPATSEYDDIRTNQAATATQLAFITRDYTSHLSAPAVENPTAGLPAITPSAGELETYVPSVPIGWATRGTAPKPVASTSALEKVKRTKPRHKLPKGAVEGKPFTEDPDRWLPLRQRASFAPATGKKKKELTGLGTQGSTSGGGGGGGGGGGGGGHNKKKGKKK, from the exons ATGCCGCCCAAGAAGCAGGCCAAAGTCCAGCAGCCGACTAAGGGGGTTATCCAGATCGTGGACGGCAAACGCAAGTTTACGCCGCGGCCCCCTAGACCCGCTAGCGAGCGTCTTCCCCGCCTCTATCGCGCCCTCACGGATCAGGTGAATGACGGCTTCTTCGACAATGCCAAGAAGACTTGCAAGCAGA tcctcgccctcgacgcggcatcggcctcggccttccagaccctcctcttcctccacctccacacGGACAACTACgctgccgccctcgacctcgtcgagaacCCTCCCTCTCCGGCTCAGCTGCAGTTCGAACGCGCGTACTGCCTCTACAGGCTGCACCGGGAGCGTGATGCACTCCAGCAGATCCAGGAGATCAAGACACGCGGTAGGCGCGAGGAGCATCTTGAGGCCCAGGTT cgcTACCGTCTCGGCGAGTTTGACACTGCGCAAACGCTTTATGATGACCTTCTGAGCGGTGCCCCTCCT gccACGTCGGAATACGACGACATCCGCACGAACCAGGCTGCCACCGCAACCCAGCTCGCCTTCATCACGCGCGACTACACGTCGCATCTCTCTGCGCCCGCGGTCGAGAACCCAACTGCTGGCCTGCCAGCCATAACGCCCAGCGcaggcgagctcgagacaTACGTCCCCTCCGTGCCGATTGGGTGGGCTACGCGCGGCACAGCGCCCAAGCCCgtcgcgtcgacctccGCTCTGGAGAAGGTCAAGCGTACCAAGCCGCGCCACAAGCTGCCCAAGGGCGCGGTGGAGGGGAAGCCGTTCACCGAGGATCCTGACCGGTGGTTGCCGCTGCGCCAGCGCGCGTCATTCGCCCCGGCTAcggggaagaagaagaaggagctgACGGGGCTCGGGACGCAGGGGTCCACtagcggtggcggcggcggaggaggaggtggtggtggtggtggcgggcataacaagaagaagggcaagaaaAAGTAG
- the SKI6 gene encoding uncharacterized protein (3' exoribonuclease family, domain 1): MSRTEILNLAGLRHDNRRPYELRACAFTLDPHPQADGSASATQGLTHVLASVYGPREPRQRSGAAHDHAVVTVEVGVAPWAQGMLRGKSRGDKRLVEIAAAIRQTFEPVIQTQLYPRSEIAIQVQVLQADGGILPTAINAVTLALIDAGIALLDYVTAVSVGLHLKQALLDLSAPEESDLPALVVASLPASGKVTLAQMETRLHVDRFEDMLRLGVDACAVLKVEMEAVVKAHTRAVVDRMSAATIVAQPVD; the protein is encoded by the exons ATGTCAAGGACAGAGATCCTCAATCTCGCAG GCCTCCGCCACGACAACCGGCGACCGTACGAGCTCCGCGCGTGCGCATTCACCCTCGACCCACACCCGCAAGCCGACGGGTCCGCGTCGGCCACGCAGGGACTCAcgcacgtcctcgcctcAGTGTATGGTCCGCGCGAACCGCGGCAGCGAAGCGGGGCGGCTCATGATCACGCTGTCGTCACTGTCGAGGTGGGGGTTGCGCCCTGGGCGCAGGGCATGTTGCGAGGGAAGAGTCGGGGGGATAA acgtCTCGTCGAGATCGCCGCGGCGATTCGGCAGACATTCGAACCTGTGATCCAGACACAGCTGTATCCACGCTCAGAGATTGCTATCCAGGTCCAGGTGCTGCAGGCTGATGGAG gcaTCCTCCCAACAGCCATCAACGCCGTCACTCTGGCCCTCATCGACGCGGGTatcgccctcctcgactaCGTGACCGCTGTCTCGGTCGGACTGCACCTCAAGCAGGCCCTCCTAGACCTCTCTGCTCCAGAGGAGAGCGACCTCCCTGCACTCGTGGTCGCATCTCTGCCTGCCAGCGGTAAAGTCACCCTGGCGCAAATGGAGACGCGCCTCCACGTCGACCGGTTCGAGGACATGCTCCGGCTGGGCGTGGACGCGTGCGCAgtcctcaaagtcgagATGGAAGCTGTGGTTAAAGCCCACACCCGCGCGGTCGTGGACCGGATGAGTGCCGCCACAATCGTGGCGCAGCCTGTTGACTAG
- a CDS encoding uncharacterized protein (RraA-like protein) — protein MASRLDHHKRQLTMPGIALAKRLVNLSTCEISDALIKMGVSHGGLIPDIKMYSPLYEAGETRIAGPAFTMVPSAHPDKSKPATHFVDACPSGHVIVMQTPLGTRSGCWGGLMSTAAKTKGVAGAVLDGGCRDLNEHRAVSFPVFARHHSTLGPGTFTRVRAINVPLTINVAPPNSEPPFPAATVHPGDIVVADLDGVVVVRPEQAEEVLARAAPAHEADEKVRADLLLGKGVAESMLKHRGKAP, from the exons ATGGCTTCACGTCTCGACCACCATAAACGACAGCTCACAATGCCAGGCATCGCACTTGCCAAGCGTCTCGTCAACCTCTCGACGTGCGAG atcTCAGACGCGCTCATCAAAATGGGCGTCTCGCACGGCGGTCTAATCCCCGACATCAAGATGTATTCCCCCCTCTacgaggccggcgagacACGTATCGCCGGGCCCGCGTTCACT ATGGTCCCATCCGCGCACCCCGACAAGAGCAAGCCCGCCACGCACTTTGTTGATGCGTGTCCGTCGGGACACGTTATCGTCATGCAGACGCCGCTGG GCACCCGCTCCGGCTGCTGGGGCGGTCTAATGTCCACAGCCGCCAAGACAAAGGGTGTTGCCGGTgcggtcctcgacggcggctgCCGCGACCTGAACGAACACCGTGCCGTCTCCTTCCCCGTCTTTGCACGGCACCACTCAACCCTCGGTCCTGGGACGTTTACCCGCGTCCGCGCCATCAACGTTCCACTTACGATCAATGTCGCGCCGCCCAACTCGGAACCCCCCTTCCCGGCCGCTACCGTCCATCCCGGCGACATTGTcgttgccgacctcgacggcgttgTTGTTGTCCGTCCTGAGCAGGCCGAAGAagtcctcgcccgcgcggcgccagcTCACGAGGCGGATGAGAAAGTGCGCGCCGACTTGCTTCTCGGGAAGGGGGTCGCTGAGAGTATGCTCAAGCACCGCGGAAAGGCACCTTAA